A window of Garra rufa chromosome 11, GarRuf1.0, whole genome shotgun sequence genomic DNA:
TCGGTGCACGCACAAGTTATTTATGTTTATGAATAAGACCAGCATGTCTGTGAAAATGACTAATGTGACCCTTACAAAAACCTCATGAGAAAGTCTAACTGATGCGTTATGTTTGCCCTGATTTAGTGTGAATGGGAAACGTTACTTTGAGTGCGGGGCAAAATATGGCGCCTTCGTGAAGCCCCTCTCAGTAACTGTGGGAGACTTCCAAGAAGAGGACTATGGTTTGGATGAGATGTAAGACTCGCATGATGAGCAGTCAGAAGCATCAGAAGAAAGACCCTCTTTCTTCCAGAAGTTTGGCTCCATGCAGTGAGACATTGCTGCGGTAGAAGGATTTTTGTCGTCAGTGCGGCTCATTTTGTTTTATGCTGGTCTGGAAGACATCAGCGAAAATTGTACCTTAATTTCCTGCAGTCAAACTCAAGGAATGATATTAAACAACATCTGTGCCCTGGCGACTAAGTAACTAGTAAGGTAAATGTGAGAACACCGGCCGAGGTTAGAGTATAGAAAAGCATTCGCTTGCATGTCGATTATTCATTATTGAATTCCAAAGTTGAGTCCAGACTGAATAATTTTACTTCACAACTAAAACCAACCAATCAcaacagaatgttttttttttcacatttttgcaGTTCTGTAAACACTGTGttgtataaatgtattatttgtacTAATGAATTCCTCCTTTTCTGCAGCCTATTACATTCTTATGCATCAACATGACTGTGTTTAGGGTCTCAGTCCCTCATTCTCTTTGGCACTTTAGCGATTAGCTCACTGAGACGTGTGATGTAGAATCCTGTGGCCTCAGTTTTTCATGGTTCTGTATTTTAAGTGTAAATTACAGAAATGTGAAGAGAAGTCTTgttttttggtgaaaattggcATGTACGAATTTTCATGCATGTCAAATTTATGTTTAACAGGGAGGCCTAATGTTTAAAGGAATTCTGTTCAGTAaaatctgtttcaaataaatccaTGTGCCAATTTTGGACATCCTGCAGACATATGCCCAAATtgtctttatttttttcaaaacctTGATAGCTCACAAGTGATAATAAACATTTGTTTTTTGTGCACAGCCACTGATATGATACATATGAAGGCGATATTATGTTCTAGTAGTTATAACAGAAAAATGTAGTGTGAAAGTAGAAATATTGTACACTAGACTAGGGCCAGGCACAATGGTGATGCTTTAAAAAAACTTACAGCCTCAGTCACCATTTGCAAAGAAAGTACAATTGCATTTATCATTTAACAAATACATGTGGCTAAGAGATTTCTAGCTCACTTGAAAGTGTCTGAGTGCACTTAAtatttgtaaatgtattattCCCTCCGGACTGTGATGCtttacaaacattaaaaaaaaaagtttcaaatccctttattggacttcattgattgattgatggatagatagatagatagatagatagatagatagataggataGATGACCATTTttgcttgtgttttttttctttcattgctaatgcaaccttttaaCACCATAGACTGAACAAAAATAAGCATTGTTTGGCAATTGGTCAACAAAAAGTAttaatagttgtgtaaatattgtcataatgAACAGTCTGAATTTTTAGTTGATTGTAATCccttacatacctttctatcaaagttatctgacattatcaagatgaatttgttctcacacagtttaactcttgagttcttgtcatattttattacaattttctaaacttatagcaaataaactgtgataatgtgaaaaatgttgtCTGAATACAATTTGGTTTGActagacagacagataaagcTTAATCTCGACAATAAAGCAGCTCGAACGCCTGCTTTTCAACATACACACCGACAGATGCGCAGACCAAACCCCCAGTAAATACCACCTAGTTCACAGTTTCAGTCGGTGTTGCTGTCAGCAGTTGTGCTGGAGTTTAAAAACTCGATATTAAAGTCTATATTTCATTTAAGAAGTATTTATAAAGCGTTGCTCTTGCTGACACCTGAAACAGTTTGATAAAGTCGTCGATAATGAGGACAGACTGAGCTTTTTTTCGTCCGTCATCACTGTCGTTCAGTTTGGGATTGTGGAACCTTAGTTTTTCGTAAAGAAAATGAACTGTTGTTTGTGTTTCATCCTCATCAATTCATGTATGCTTTTGTCGTCGGGTAAGTGTTTCTCAGTTGTTTATTTATCTTAAAAGAACTCTGTGGAAAACGCGCTATGTAACGGAAATTGCGAAAGCTTCCATTGTGTATACGTGTAACGTTACACAGAGTTTGGAACATTTTGGCTGTGTGTAAAAACTTAAGTGAGCTGCCTAGATAGACAACAGGCTCCGAAATAAAGGCAAAAGATGCCACATTTGTCAGTTTTTAATGGTGCCCGAAACAAAACATCACTATTACAATCGCTCATACTTAGGCTACTCGTCTTTCGGGTAACTAACTTCCCACAGATAGTGAGGAGAAGTTAAGACGGCTGTAAACGGCTCAGAGGGAGGTAGTTTCTTTTTCTTAACAGCTATTCAGAACCATACATGGCCCAGACATGTACCTCAGCACCTTATTTTTGTTGCCCAGGTGCGCCAGATAGTTTCTGGGGGCCCTCATCGCATTTTACACACAATTTACCTGATCTACCTGATAAAATATGGACCATTTccacattttcatttacattaaaTTAGTAACATTCTTCACTCATAATGAGTATTTGATTGAAGACATTATGTAAATTGTATATTTATTCAAGGCCCTGGTTGAGAACAACTGATCTAGGTAGATCCACTGTTCACTCTCTGTTTTAAGAGACATGTAAACAACTTACAAGTTATTCTCAAGTAGTACATTTATATGAATCTCTTACCTCACAATTATCTTACTCAAGTTTTCCATGAAAACACAGATTGCAGCATTCACAATGTTTTGAAGCAGATGTGTGTTACTGCAGCAAAATCTGACACAACACTATAAAAGTACTCTGCTGTTGGcttttattgtaatttaattttattgtaattgTAAGATAAGAACAAATAAAATGATCTGGATTTTCCATATGCAGATGGGAGAGCTGTCCGGGCTCATTCAGCTGAAGGGAAGACTGCAGTGACTGGATCAAACATGTCCAACTTTTCAACTTTTCTGCCCAAAGCTGAACACGTCACATCGACTGAACCATCTGTGCGCAACTCAACAGAGAGTAAACACCTGATTTTTACATCTACAGGTACAGTCTGATTTCCTGCATTGATTGGTTGCACTACTTTTGATTAGTTGATTGTTTTGGTTTCACCAACAGCATCATCAACATATACAGTCATATTTTGAAACTACCATTTTCTTGGACAGATAAAACAGATGTTCCTCCTAGTATCCCAACAGCAGGTCCTCGGTTCCATGCGGGTAGTTTCATTGGCGGTATGATGCTGGCCTTTATTATTATACTGGTGGTCACTCTGGGCCACAGGTTGGCCTGCTCGCAAAGGGAAGTGCGCTACAGAGTCATGTGAGTATCATCAGTGCGCTTGTATTTTTCTTcagtatttttaaatacaaaaagacAAAGCATTAACTGTGtacttaaatgattagttcactccagaatgaaaatttcctgataatttactcacccctatgtcatccaagatgttcatgtctttctttcttcagtcgaaaagaaattaagtttttgaggaaaacattccaggacttttctccatatagtaggcTTTAGTGGGacccaacgggttgaaggtccaaattgcagtttcaatccagcttcaaagggctctacacgatcccacactgcaaaaaaaatgctgttcttagatttttttgtcttgtatccagccaaaatatctaaaaattcttaaatcagaaaaaacaagtcaaaattaagtgtttttgctaaaagcaaaaaaaaaaaaaatctgccagtggggtaagatcTTGGTTtctatttggattttttttcttacccctcttgaggattgaccacaagttctcagtgggattaagatctggggagtttccaggccatgaacccaaaatttcaacgttttggtccccgagccacttagttatcccttttgccttatggcacggtgctccatcgtgctggaaaatgcattgttcttcaccaaactgttggattgtttgaagaagttgctgttggagggtgttttggtaccattctttatttatggctgtgtttttgggcaaaattgtgagtgagcccactcccttggatgagaaggaaccccacacatgaatggtctcaggatgctttactgttggcatgacacaggactgatggtagcactcaccttttcttctccggacaagcctttttccagatgccccaaacaatcagaaagaggcttcatcggaaaatatgactttgccccagtcctcagcagtccattcgccatactttttgcagaagatcaatctgttcctgatgttttttttttggagagaagtggcttctttgctgcccttcttgacaccaggctatcttccaaaagtcttggcctcactgtgcgtgcagatgcgctcacacctgcctgctgccattcctgagcaagctctgcactggtggcactccgatcctgcagctgaatcctctttaggagacgatcctggcgcttgctggactttcttggacgccctgaagccttcttaacaagaattgaacctctttccttgaagttcttgatgatcctataaattgttgatttaggtgcaatcttagtagccacaatatccttgcctgtgaagccatttttatgcaacgcaatgatggctgcaagcatttctttgcaggtcaccatggttaacaatggaagaacaatatttttaagcatcaccctccttttaacatgtcaagtctgccattctaacccaatcagcctgacataatgatctccagccttgtgctcgtcaacattctcacctgagttaattgttctgaaagtgaactactcctcaTTTACGTggatgcaagacaagcatttgtggttaaaaaaaaaaatgactgatcgtttcgctagataagaccttattcctcgactgggaccatgtaaagccctttgaagctgcattgaaactgcaatttggaccttcaaccaaaGCCAATAGAAGGCAAGCATGcaacctttagccaaaaaagCGTAACGACTAAAGCTGACGCTTCTGATTTAGGAAAGGAGACCAGAGGCTGTTTTCTTTGAATGGATGTCAGTGAAGGAGAGGCTTTACTATGCCGAATAAACAGCTTTTTAGAGGAAACAGCTTATTATTTAATGAATCGACCGCACATAGGCTAATTTTCAACgttttacactaaacaatactTTTGGATAGTACTAtttttacgcctgtttcacacatactccgtctgcagtgcgtatgcgttgcgtatttttttccgcacccatgttaacggattagagcgttcacactgtacgcggttgctgtccggcagtacgtcccagaagcggtgcgtttgcagcagtgcagcgatcgtttcggcacagagtctattttttgctgcgctgcattgcgttgcatgcgctgaattaaagtgacagcgcattgttcgctgtaaaaatgaacatggattgacatggaaatgtaccataaatgcatataaatgcagtctactgtgtttcacagtcaacacgtggctttttggctaggtttaaaatagtgcagttttaaataaacaaggcaacataatagatgcacttgtccgggtagaaaagttatttaaaagattgtttttaataaagatttaatgtgaaagaaaggcacagagagccgactgtttctgtctgtggtaagttttaatttaaaatatttctgatagcccaatttcaataagaaaaggaagctatacctATGCTGTTTAAATGTGTAGCAACTTGCTTTagcaacttaatatataaatctagaagtcaagtgcactGAATAATACGTTtaatttattgagtttaaacgtgaatatgtctatgaACGATTGTATTACTGCACTGtaataaaagaggatcacaatgctgaaaaagcacgtttgtatttgaaatcaaaataacggataaatggtgtgtttgtggtaaacagccgcggatcaggaacggactgcaaacgcgtcctgtgtgaaagcaaaacgagtccgtgctgcttctgcagcACATACGTAaagcacacggactgcatacacactgcatAAAACAAGTGTTAGAGTTTACACCGAAAAAATGCCGTTTTATAAGAGTCACTGACTTTTTGTGACAGATGTGATTCAGTTCCCATTCATTCCTATGGTATCTGTAAATGGCGATTGAGTGTTGCACAACTCAGTGACGTCAAGGCTGTATTGTGATTGGTTATCAAGGCACATATGATCCAAGTTGACCTTTACGCTTTCTCCAATACAGACCCACTCATCTCCCAATAGTAAGACAGCCTCTGCATCAACCCATTGatacccattgaagtccactaaatggagaaaaatcctggaatgttttcctcaacaaccttaatttctttttgagacatgaaagacatgaacatcttggatttcctgatagtaaattatcaggaaatttcaaTTCAGGAGTGTACTAATTCTTTAACAGCTTATATGAGGGAAAGAACTACAATTTCGTGAAGCAATGACAATTTTATGCTGTTACTCTGGTGGACTTTCCTTTCACAGCAGGTCTgtctttaaagggatggttcggagtagaattgacttcattgctatgcactccgaagcccatctaaataccccatccgaagttttttttaccttagtcaaacatttatggagatattagagtttttcgaattgcttgttacaggagtgaatggtacatgtgatgtatctcgtaaattgcaccactaaacgtgcaagtaatcttaccaaacttgtacagtagtgtaaataggttatgtactcacaaaacgctgcatcagaacatttgtaagtccaccatgagtgttttaaaaacacgttttacccgagaactactagtctcagaaactacaagtcgacgtcacttccctggtttgaaaaaagcacgtaaaagtcctcctactacatctgtgtgcatgtcaacttgtaggaggacttttacgtgcttttttcaaaccagggaagtgacgtcgacgtgtcgccatttgtagtttttgagactagtagttcttgggtaaaacgtgtttttaaaacactcatggtggatttacaaatgttctgatgcagcgttttttgagtacataacctatttacactactgtacaagtttggtaagattacttgcacgtttagtggtgcaatttacgagatacatcacatgtaccattcactcctgtaacaagcaattcgaaaaactctaatatctccataaatgtttgactaaggtaaaaaaaacttcggatggggtatttagatgggcttcggagtgcatagcaatgaagtcaattctactccgaaccatccctttaacagtTTATAAGTTATTGGTAAAAACGAATTTCCCTATTGAGAAAATGATTGGCGTTTTTACTTCCGGAACCCGACTGTTGCACTCTATTGGGATATGGGATATGTATTATCTCATgttttatatttgtgaccctggaccacaaaaccagtcttaagtagcttgtagcaatagccataaatacattgtatgggtcaaaattctagatttttcttttatgccaaaaatcattaggatatcaagtaaagatcatgttctatgaagatgttttgtaaattccctaccataaatatatcaaaacctcacTTTttaattagcaatatgcattgctaagaacgtcattcaactttaaaggtgattttcttgattttctcaacattttttcCTCctgcagattccagattttaactAGCTGTATCTCTGACAACTATTGTCCTattccagtggttctcaatcctggtcctgggggacccctgctctgcacattttgcatgtctcccttatttaacacactggattgagatcatcagctcgttagttcagttcatggatctctctcttaATGAGTTGAttatctcaatcaggtgtgttaaataaggcatacatgcaaaatgtgcagagcaggggtcccccaggaccaggattgagaaccactgtcctattctaacaaaccatacataaatggaaagcttatttattcagctttttcagatgatatataaatagaAATTTAAAAAGGGTCACATGTGTTCATATGTAGTAATGTAACACAGCTAATACTTATTTGATGTCCTGCAGTGAGGAACATGATGCCATCATTTAAAAACGAAGCCGTTGAGGAAATACAAGCTGAAACACAAGCTAATCATGATCTGAAGGTCTGAAGGTGTGAGGTTTTCACCATAATGTGGTCAGTATGCATATGAGACAGTGTCTGATTTGATGTTTTATATTGTAAACTTAAATAGGATTTACATTTTAAGTAGAAAAGACTggaacaatgtattttttgttgtatTACAGGACATTTCAATGAGTTTCTACTTAAACTAGACTAAACATGTATAGCGTTTAAAATATGAACCTGCTATATCAGAGACAAACTATTTGTTACAGTTTAGAGATGTTTATATGTGgtttatatgtgtatatgttgTATTGTTTTGTAAATTTGTGTTGATaccatcaaaagtttacatacacctggcgGAATCGGCAAAATTATTCTACGAGGGataaaataagaggggtcatacaaaatgcatgttgttttttatttagtactgatctgaataagatgttttacataagacatttacatataatccacaacagaaaataagttaaatttataaaaatgacttgttCAAGAATaaatacgcttgattcttaatactgtgttcttcttacctgaatgatccacagctgtgtttgtttagtgatagttgttcatgaatcctttgtttgtcctgaacagttaaactgcctgctgttcttcagaaaaattcttcaggtcacacaaattctttggttttgcagcatttttgtgtttgaaccctttccaacaatgacggtatgattttgagatccatattttcacactgagggcaactattacagaaggttcaaactctgatgctccagaaggaaaaaaaatgcactaagagccaggggagaaaacttttgaacagaatgaagagatgtaaatttttcatttagtactgcccttcagaagctacagaagatacttgcatgtttcccagaagacaacataagttaaatttaccccgatcttaaaattccaaaagttttcaccccccagttcttaatgcaagcaacaacaaaaaacacagcagtggatcattcaggtaacaacacaatattaagaatcaagcgtatgtaaacttttaaatagggtaatttttataaattcaactatcatgttctcttgtggactatatgtaaacatcttcagatcagcactaaataaaaaataacatgcattttggtaaaataataaacattttgcagattctgcaaggtgtgtgtaaacttttcaCTTCATGTGGTCCAATACATTTAGTCTTACTGTGTGAATTGCATATTGTACATGGTAAAACATTTTTTCCTCAAACCTCAACTTCAAATAATATTTGCTTATAATGCATAAAATGCAAAattaaactgatcaaacacaGCATCTACCAAAGTATATACTTTATTCCAGGCCAATTTTAACGTAATATGTGAAGAGATATAATGTAACAGAACTTAAGGTTCTAAGGTACATGCACATAcatcgattaaaaaaaaaaaagagagagagatcaTAATAAATGGATATAAATTCATTCTGGGTGCATTTAAAAGAAATCTAAATACCAATCCATTAACTTGTGTGATTAGTACTaccactacaaaaaaaaaaaaaagtaaacagttACTATATATTCTGAACAGATGCACACTAAAGCAAGCATAAAATCATGTTTAAGTGACATACACATTTTAGTCAATGTTCTAGAAACGTGCAGTACCCACAATTCATAAAACATTTTGTTGCATTGCTCTCTCCAAACACTGTTTTACCCCACTAGAGTCTGCCATCAATACTATGtttgcaaaaatatatttttcttagcTTGTCTTCTtactatgactttctttcttatgGCCCAGCTCGCTGTTTTCGATCATAAAACTTGACCATTACATTTTTGCTGAGGCGGTATATTCACCCCAACAGACCACAGAAAATTACACTGATAAAACTTCACCTTTTACAAAAAATCAGTACAACACATTTAGTGTACGGGCCAGTTAATCACGTAGTGTAAAGGCAACCATATTGTAAACAAGAGGAAATATTCATATTACTGAATGCAAAGCATCTGCAGCAAATTTTGTAATGGGCAAGTCCCTGTAGTGTTCTATCTAGTGAACTAATGTAAACCTGTCTAAtgtgtatttagtactgacaacAGAACCAGCATTGATCTTGCTTCATCAGAAATCGCCTTACAAATCAATTAGACCTTTTCTCATTAGCTTATGTCTTACACACATACTGTATGATAAATTATTTTTGTCatcattactaaaaaaaaaaaaaaaaaaaaaaagtctttggaAGCCTCGAAGAAATCCTGACAGAAACGATAACTGATTGTTTCCATAAAGTCTACTCTATCGTTCATATCCACAGTTACCAAATCCAAACTAACGGCTAATCTAACCCTCAAAACATGCTCAGCTACCCATCTAAACGTATCAGAACCTTCCTTCCTTTTCCTGTCGATATCTGTCTCGGCACCAACGTAACTGGCACAGACTCTACTGGAGCTCATATCAGAGATGTCTGTCTTGATCAAAGTGCCCTTGATATTTGTTCCTTGCTTTTGGATGAAAACAAAAAAGAGATTTCTACTAAAAAAAATAAGCAAGCGAGCATACTAAAATCGTTAGATAAAATAGATATTGGTAACAAAACCAAACCCCCCTCAGAATTGATAGCGTCTATCTAGTTAGTGTTCGTCTGAATGAGTTCATGTACTGtaaggcagctcttaaagtagtTGTTCTGTTAAAACGAGAGCATGAGAGTTCTTTGATCACATATGAATGCCATAACCCTCAAGAAACAAAATCAGGTTTAAATAAAACTAACACACAAAGAGGCTAGGGttctttaaagaaaacaaaacaaaatcaaacccTAATTCCCAACATAATATTTTTTGATAAAACCTTTGAAAGAAATATACTTTGATTAATGAAGCGAGTAAGTAAAAGCGTCAAAGTGTAAAAATGACAGGAACATGTTTCAATTTTTTTCGTCTGAAGGCACTTGATTATACAGTTTCTAGTGTGATATGCTGGCACAGCCAAGCAGCATTTGTTTAACCAAAGCCATACGTCGAAACCCTTACGATTTAGACCTTTCAATCAGTATCCCATTGAAAAAACACGTACAGACGACCTCCTCATCGCTTTTTGGTTTCTCAGGCTCTTTTCTGAGACGGGAGTTGCAGTCAACAGGGTTCGTCTGTTTTGGGGAACGCCTGAGCCTTCTCGGCTCTGTTCGCCCAGCGAGTTTTCATAAGGGTAAAAAAGCGACATTTCGCGTACACAACTTCACATTCGCAAACTCGCACTTGCACAGCCGTGAAAGAGATTTGGGTA
This region includes:
- the tmem123 gene encoding uncharacterized protein tmem123, which gives rise to MNCCLCFILINSCMLLSSDGRAVRAHSAEGKTAVTGSNMSNFSTFLPKAEHVTSTEPSVRNSTESKHLIFTSTDKTDVPPSIPTAGPRFHAGSFIGGMMLAFIIILVVTLGHRLACSQREVRYRVIEEHDAII